The Salvelinus alpinus chromosome 28, SLU_Salpinus.1, whole genome shotgun sequence genome includes a window with the following:
- the LOC139557558 gene encoding thyrotropin-releasing hormone receptor-like, producing the protein MENTNDTFQDVINFTQNEVLINMPQNSMEVQVITIVLALIICGVGIAGNIMVVLVVLRTKHMMTPTNCYLVSLAIADLIVLLAAGLPNISEVVDSWIYGYAGCLCITYLQYLGINVSSCSITAFTIERYIAICHSIKAQFICTVSRAKRIISFVWIFTSLYCTMWLFLVDTNETVYANGVLVSCGYRVSRNLYMPIYFLDLSLFYVLPLIVAVVLYGLIARILFMSPLPTNLNGNSEGSIHQGRSSSTVKVLGKSNKGAVTSRKQVTKMLAVVVIIFALLWMPYRTLVVVNSFMDPPYLNTWFLLFCRLCIYTNSAINPIIYNLMSQKFRASFKKLCKGNGLDPEKVTKYNVPVYYSVMKDSSHESPEQTEQEDVSSFGNTSVKRVNFTDKCGNTGTMFSVA; encoded by the exons ATGGAGAATACTAATGACACTTTTCAAGATGTCATCAATTTCACACAGAATGAAGTTCTGATTAATATGCCACAGAACTCTATGGAAGTACAAGTTATAACAATTGTTCTCGCACTTATAATATGCGGAGTTGGGATAGCGGGTAATATAATGGTGGTGTTGGTTGTGCTGCGCACCAAGCACATGATGACCCCTACTAACTGTTATCTTGTCAGTCTGGCTATTGCGGACCTTATTGTCCTTTTAGCGGCAGGTTTACCTAATATTTCTGAAGTAGTCGACTCTTGGATATACGGCTATGCTGGGTGCCTTTGCATCACATACCTGCAATACCTGGGTATCAATGTATCATCCTGCTCCATCACAGCCTTCACCATTGAGCGCTACATTGCTATCTGCCACTCCATCAAGGCGCAATTTATTTGCACTGTGTCTCGGGCGAAGAGGATAATTTCTTTTGTGTGGATTTTCACCTCGCTTTACTGCACGATGTGGTTATTTTTAGTGGACACGAACGAAACTGTCTACGCCAATGGGGTGTTGGTCAGCTGTGGCTACCGTGTCTCAAGAAACCTCTACATGCCAATTTACTTTCTAGACTTATCTTTGTTTTATGTCCTCCCTCTGATTGTGGCTGTTGTGCTGTACGGTCTCATCGCAAGGATTTTATTCATGAGCCCCTTGCCAACCAATCTCAACGGCAATAGTGAAGGTTCTATACACCAGGGACGCTCCAGCAGCACAGTCAAGGTGTTGGGCAAATCAAACAAGGGTGCAGTGACGTCAAGAAAACAG GTTACTAAGATGCTTGCAGTGGTGGTGATTATTTTCGCCCTGCTCTGGATGCCATACCGGACGCTGGTGGTGGTAAACTCTTTCATGGACCCACCCTACCTAAACACATGGTTCCTGCTCTTCTGCCGCTTATGCATCTACACCAACAGTGCCATCAACCCTATCATCTACAACCTGATGTCTCAGAAGTTCCGGGCCTCCTTCAAAAAGCTTTGCAAGGGCAACGGACTAGACCCAGAGAAGGTTACCAAGTACAATGTgccagtgtattacagtgtcaTGAAGGACTCTTCCCATGAGAGCCCTGAGCAGACAGAGCAGGAGGATGTCAGCAGCTTTGGTAACACTAGTGTTAAGAGGGTCAACTTCACAGATAAGTGTGGGAACACCGGCACTATGTTCAGCGTTGCCTGA